The Desulfosoma sp. genome has a segment encoding these proteins:
- the xth gene encoding exodeoxyribonuclease III, which produces MLWKAATFNVNGVRARLDLLLAWISEQQPHVLCLQETKCQDAAFPRQAFESLGYQCLVKGEKSFNGVAILTRETPESVVMEAGDSVLDQEARFLAVYLNGFWIINTYVPQGRSPEDPAFRYKLDFLDRTGRWIRDRFSPQSSVMWTGDINVAPEPLDVYDPKRLEGEVGFHPEERAKLKELMAWGLVDLFRRLHPQDKQFTFWDYRLPKSFDRNLGWRLDHMLVTEPVARLCVDCFVDMTPRAQAKPSDHTPLVAVFDVAQRQPEA; this is translated from the coding sequence ATGTTATGGAAGGCGGCGACATTCAACGTCAACGGTGTACGGGCGCGCCTGGACCTGCTGCTGGCCTGGATTTCCGAACAACAGCCTCATGTGTTGTGCCTACAGGAAACCAAATGCCAGGATGCAGCTTTTCCTCGACAAGCCTTTGAATCTCTGGGTTATCAGTGTCTTGTCAAGGGTGAAAAATCGTTTAACGGCGTTGCGATTCTGACTCGGGAAACTCCTGAGTCCGTGGTCATGGAAGCGGGTGATTCGGTGCTGGACCAGGAGGCACGTTTTCTGGCCGTATACCTCAATGGGTTTTGGATCATTAACACCTATGTGCCGCAGGGACGATCACCGGAAGATCCCGCTTTTCGCTACAAGCTGGATTTTTTGGATCGCACGGGCCGATGGATTCGGGATCGCTTTTCCCCTCAAAGTTCAGTCATGTGGACGGGTGACATCAATGTGGCCCCCGAACCCCTCGATGTCTACGACCCCAAACGGTTGGAGGGCGAAGTCGGCTTTCATCCTGAAGAGCGCGCCAAGCTGAAGGAACTCATGGCCTGGGGATTGGTTGATCTTTTTCGACGCCTGCATCCTCAGGACAAGCAATTTACCTTTTGGGACTATCGACTTCCCAAAAGTTTTGACCGTAACTTGGGGTGGCGTCTCGATCACATGCTGGTCACGGAACCCGTGGCGCGTCTCTGTGTGGATTGTTTCGTGGACATGACGCCACGGGCACAGGCGAAGCCCAGTGATCACACGCCCTTGGTGGCCGTCTTTGACGTGGCTCAAAGGCAACCGGAGGCTTAA
- a CDS encoding ATP-dependent helicase, whose protein sequence is MDITLTPAQQEAVESLGRPVLVAAGAGSGKTRTLTAKIAYLVNVLGYDPTRILAITFTNKAADEMKRRLEAMTGKPAHAFPWVRTFHSACFQILKEHCDLLGYTRPLSIHSEYQQRMDMKKALAELDIDHTYLNAYRAAVSRAKNSDDPWSYLATGSRLYRVQEVYELYNRILAQHNAVDFDDILALTRELLTKNESVRRRCQELFDYVLVDEFQDSNAVQCRIMDLLLRDGNLTVVGDDYQSIYQFRGADPSFFIHFPTNYPQAKIVRLEENFRSTRPIVAAAEALIAKNVSRIEKKCFSRRDGKPVELRRFLSDDDEAQWVALHCRELHLSQGIPFRDIAVLYRTKFCSMVLERAMRHKGVPYTMMGGRGFFERREVQDIHAYLMSALNPRDDVAFERILNVPRRGLGTATLKKILATGGSATPLQEKCRRALDRGLLGKKVATAVEELLNLLEHLRGLKPHEAIETVVKTCRYEDYLRDISEGDEDFVSRVENIEQMIHAARQASDMESYLESCALIREDQDDAEAGTGVRLATFHAAKGLEFQVVFVIGVEEGLLPHWRSVQPAAGGPVTEENLQGLEEERRLFYVAMTRAAGELYVSHAMVRKGDVVRPSRFLSELPEECVVRRSW, encoded by the coding sequence ATGGACATCACACTCACACCGGCACAGCAGGAAGCTGTGGAATCTCTCGGGCGCCCTGTTTTGGTTGCGGCCGGCGCCGGAAGTGGCAAGACGCGAACTTTGACCGCCAAGATCGCCTATCTTGTGAACGTTCTGGGTTACGATCCCACGAGGATTCTAGCCATTACCTTCACCAACAAGGCTGCCGATGAGATGAAACGTCGTCTAGAGGCGATGACGGGGAAGCCTGCGCACGCCTTTCCCTGGGTTCGCACCTTTCACAGCGCCTGCTTTCAGATTCTCAAGGAACACTGTGATCTCTTGGGCTATACGCGCCCTTTGAGCATCCATTCCGAATACCAACAGCGGATGGACATGAAAAAGGCTTTGGCGGAACTGGACATTGATCACACGTACCTGAACGCTTATCGAGCCGCCGTTTCTCGGGCCAAGAACAGCGATGATCCTTGGTCGTATCTGGCAACAGGAAGCCGACTGTACCGTGTTCAAGAAGTGTACGAACTGTACAATCGCATTCTGGCTCAGCACAATGCCGTGGATTTCGATGATATTTTGGCCCTCACACGAGAGCTTCTCACCAAGAATGAATCCGTACGGCGCCGCTGCCAAGAGTTGTTCGATTATGTGTTGGTCGACGAGTTTCAAGACTCCAATGCCGTTCAGTGCCGCATCATGGATCTGCTGCTTCGAGACGGGAATCTGACGGTTGTGGGAGACGATTACCAAAGCATTTACCAATTCCGAGGGGCGGATCCATCCTTTTTTATTCATTTCCCAACAAATTATCCTCAAGCCAAAATCGTTCGCCTTGAAGAAAACTTTCGATCCACACGGCCGATCGTGGCAGCGGCGGAAGCCCTGATCGCCAAGAACGTTTCACGTATTGAAAAGAAGTGTTTCAGCCGTCGCGACGGCAAACCTGTCGAGCTGCGGCGGTTCCTTAGCGACGATGACGAGGCGCAATGGGTGGCGTTGCATTGCCGAGAACTGCACCTTTCACAAGGCATACCCTTTCGGGACATAGCGGTGCTTTATCGAACAAAATTCTGCTCCATGGTTTTGGAACGGGCCATGCGTCACAAAGGGGTGCCCTATACCATGATGGGGGGGCGAGGTTTTTTTGAACGCCGTGAGGTGCAGGACATTCATGCGTATCTGATGAGCGCTCTGAATCCTAGAGATGATGTGGCCTTTGAGCGCATTCTGAACGTGCCTCGAAGAGGCTTGGGAACGGCCACCCTGAAAAAGATTCTGGCCACAGGAGGCTCCGCGACTCCACTTCAGGAAAAATGTCGACGCGCTTTAGACCGCGGACTTCTCGGCAAAAAAGTTGCCACCGCTGTCGAAGAACTCTTGAACCTCCTGGAACACCTTCGAGGACTGAAGCCTCATGAAGCGATCGAAACCGTGGTGAAAACGTGCCGCTATGAAGATTACCTGAGGGACATCAGCGAAGGGGATGAAGATTTCGTATCACGCGTGGAAAACATCGAGCAGATGATCCATGCGGCACGTCAAGCCTCGGATATGGAATCGTATTTGGAATCTTGTGCCCTGATTCGTGAAGATCAAGACGACGCCGAAGCGGGCACCGGGGTTCGTCTGGCGACGTTTCATGCGGCCAAGGGTCTGGAGTTCCAAGTGGTTTTTGTGATCGGTGTAGAAGAAGGTCTATTGCCCCATTGGCGCTCGGTTCAGCCGGCCGCAGGCGGTCCCGTGACTGAAGAAAATCTTCAAGGTCTTGAAGAAGAACGGCGGCTCTTCTATGTGGCCATGACGCGTGCCGCCGGCGAGCTGTACGTTTCCCATGCCATGGTGAGAAAAGGGGATGTGGTGAGGCCGAGCCGGTTTTTATCTGAACTTCCGGAAGAATGTGTCGTGCGACGAAGTTGGTAG
- a CDS encoding FapA family protein, translated as MALEEKTQKAKAQHVFGKLVIRYGLASKETVQKALETQKKLASAGEKKLLGEVLVEMGVISPAQMRALLKLQRFYQLREREKPLLSHAVSKGFLLPRDEKRVLARQMELFKLERKYYSIEHVLYEENILNLSAIQALKESFAASVSPSLETESTVCTIEPQASETASGVSSERLKFLEEFFDVVVSSDCLEASLTWTKKPPSDVTVEELHALLDRHGICHGRSLPTDLVQQWVSKPGSKGSLVVARGDSPVPGRDASVRYHFDTDPLKVGRLRKGGSVDFRDRGEIPLVREGDLLAEKIPPVPGTPGIDVFGRSIEPPKPRDILLRCGKGTTRSEDGAHIYAARTGRPQITADGKISVHSELEISGDVDLKTGHVIFDGDVKISGTITAGFRVKAASVTASEIHGGEIIAEGNVSISGGVINASIRAQGQVKARHVAGSTVEACGDVAIATSIVDSIIETSGSLLAPSATILSSQVTAFEKMLLLHVGSEKSKSCRLVMGEDPILKRKLSSLRDRMQYLKDRALRFKNAESRQRKALSGIELAIGKVVQFQDRTLLEIRRLEEQGALEGSAESVHVHLKDLRKAISNAEQKVEKLFQVQDALKSSLGRLIDRRTQCARDLAELQEETQALMQWAKMRKDRPEIIVQGVVAAGTVIVATESSWKAMERVQAVRFVEKSVEDPHTGTMRKKVTLAGLEKSSPLRPHP; from the coding sequence ATGGCCCTTGAGGAAAAGACCCAAAAAGCCAAGGCCCAGCACGTTTTCGGCAAACTGGTCATTCGCTACGGATTGGCTTCCAAGGAAACCGTTCAAAAGGCTTTGGAAACCCAAAAAAAATTGGCATCAGCGGGTGAAAAGAAACTTCTAGGAGAAGTTCTCGTCGAGATGGGCGTCATCAGCCCTGCTCAGATGAGGGCTCTTCTCAAGTTGCAGCGCTTTTATCAGCTTCGAGAACGGGAAAAACCTCTTTTATCCCACGCGGTTTCTAAAGGCTTTTTGCTTCCAAGGGACGAAAAACGTGTGCTGGCTCGCCAGATGGAGCTTTTTAAACTGGAAAGGAAATACTATTCCATCGAACACGTTCTTTACGAAGAAAACATTCTGAACCTCAGCGCCATACAAGCCTTGAAAGAATCCTTTGCGGCAAGCGTCTCGCCGAGCCTTGAGACCGAATCCACCGTCTGTACAATAGAGCCCCAAGCTTCCGAGACGGCTTCAGGGGTTTCTTCTGAACGCCTCAAATTCCTTGAAGAGTTTTTCGACGTCGTCGTGTCTTCGGATTGTCTCGAAGCTTCTCTAACCTGGACAAAGAAGCCTCCTTCCGATGTTACTGTCGAAGAATTGCACGCCCTTCTTGATAGGCACGGTATCTGCCACGGAAGATCATTGCCTACAGACCTTGTCCAGCAATGGGTCTCCAAGCCAGGCTCTAAAGGCTCTCTTGTGGTCGCCCGCGGTGATTCCCCGGTGCCCGGCCGAGATGCTTCCGTTCGGTACCATTTCGACACGGATCCACTTAAGGTCGGACGACTTAGAAAAGGAGGATCCGTGGACTTTCGTGACCGAGGGGAAATCCCCCTGGTTCGAGAAGGCGATCTTTTGGCTGAGAAAATTCCACCCGTACCCGGAACCCCAGGTATCGACGTTTTCGGTCGTTCGATTGAACCGCCCAAGCCTCGGGATATCCTTTTGCGCTGTGGCAAAGGAACCACTCGTTCCGAAGACGGCGCGCACATTTATGCTGCACGGACCGGACGTCCCCAAATAACTGCCGATGGCAAGATCAGTGTCCATTCGGAATTGGAAATCTCCGGAGACGTGGACCTCAAAACAGGCCATGTGATCTTCGACGGCGATGTGAAAATCAGTGGCACCATTACGGCAGGTTTTCGGGTCAAAGCGGCCTCGGTGACGGCTTCGGAGATTCACGGCGGTGAAATCATCGCTGAAGGTAACGTGAGCATTTCAGGCGGTGTCATCAATGCCTCGATCCGCGCACAAGGCCAGGTCAAAGCACGACATGTTGCGGGAAGCACCGTGGAGGCCTGCGGTGATGTGGCCATCGCCACCAGCATTGTGGACAGCATTATCGAAACCTCAGGGTCTTTGCTCGCTCCAAGCGCCACCATTCTGTCCTCACAAGTGACGGCTTTCGAAAAAATGCTCCTGCTTCATGTAGGCTCGGAAAAATCCAAAAGCTGTCGACTTGTTATGGGTGAAGACCCCATTTTGAAAAGAAAACTGAGCTCGCTGCGAGATCGAATGCAATACCTTAAAGATCGAGCTTTGCGATTTAAGAACGCCGAAAGCCGACAAAGAAAGGCCCTAAGTGGCATTGAGCTGGCCATTGGAAAAGTTGTGCAATTTCAGGATCGAACCCTTTTGGAAATTCGTAGGCTTGAGGAACAGGGAGCGCTCGAAGGCAGCGCCGAATCCGTTCACGTGCATCTGAAGGATCTCAGAAAGGCCATCTCGAATGCTGAACAAAAGGTAGAGAAATTGTTTCAAGTGCAGGACGCCCTCAAATCCTCGCTCGGGCGACTGATCGATCGAAGAACCCAGTGCGCTCGAGATCTAGCCGAGTTGCAAGAGGAAACCCAAGCCCTTATGCAGTGGGCCAAGATGAGAAAAGATCGGCCTGAGATCATCGTTCAAGGCGTAGTGGCTGCAGGAACAGTGATCGTCGCCACCGAGTCCTCCTGGAAAGCCATGGAAAGAGTGCAGGCCGTTCGCTTCGTGGAAAAATCCGTGGAAGACCCTCACACAGGCACCATGAGAAAGAAGGTGACCTTGGCCGGTCTGGAAAAGAGCTCTCCTCTGCGCCCGCATCCTTGA
- a CDS encoding serine protease: MFSKNRLRWLWFPFVLLVAQKAFGGLPETIELVRRSVVAVGTYEALRRPPSVFLGTGFVVAQGAHILTNAHVLPEKLNKEHREVLAAFLGRGSQVQIRELQEVVRDDEHDVVLLRMKGEPLPALGLDPSPVREGQEIAFTGFPIGMVLGLYPVTHRGIISAVTPMMIPVKSGQTLTPDLVQRLRNAFEVYQLDATAYPGNSGSPLFHPNTGRVLGIVNKVLVTQGKEKVLETPSGITFAVPIIHGLNLMRKVGLSP; this comes from the coding sequence ATGTTTTCGAAAAATCGCCTGCGATGGTTATGGTTCCCGTTTGTCCTTCTGGTCGCGCAGAAGGCTTTCGGTGGACTTCCGGAGACCATCGAATTGGTCCGTCGCTCCGTCGTGGCCGTGGGCACGTACGAGGCTTTGCGTCGGCCGCCTTCGGTTTTTCTGGGCACAGGATTTGTCGTGGCTCAGGGTGCGCATATCTTGACCAATGCCCACGTGCTTCCTGAAAAGCTTAACAAAGAGCACCGTGAAGTTCTGGCGGCATTCTTGGGTCGAGGTTCCCAGGTGCAGATAAGAGAACTGCAGGAAGTGGTTCGGGATGACGAACATGATGTAGTGCTCTTGCGCATGAAAGGAGAACCGCTGCCAGCTCTCGGTTTGGACCCCTCCCCGGTTAGGGAAGGTCAAGAAATCGCCTTTACGGGGTTTCCCATCGGTATGGTTCTTGGTCTATATCCGGTGACTCATCGAGGAATCATTTCGGCTGTAACTCCTATGATGATTCCGGTCAAATCCGGCCAAACCCTCACCCCGGATCTCGTGCAACGGCTCAGAAACGCCTTTGAAGTGTATCAATTGGACGCAACCGCTTATCCTGGAAATAGTGGAAGTCCACTGTTTCATCCGAACACGGGCCGAGTCCTCGGAATCGTGAACAAGGTTTTGGTCACTCAAGGCAAAGAAAAAGTCTTGGAAACCCCCAGCGGTATCACCTTCGCCGTTCCTATCATTCACGGGCTGAATTTGATGCGGAAAGTGGGGCTGTCCCCTTAG
- the gatC gene encoding Asp-tRNA(Asn)/Glu-tRNA(Gln) amidotransferase subunit GatC has product MEKITVEEVRHVAELARLSLSPEEELAMTKHLNMILKYMDKLSEVDTTHVPPTTHAIEQENVFRPDQVQNSLDRDIALSNAPQSDGANFVVPRVI; this is encoded by the coding sequence GTGGAAAAGATCACTGTGGAGGAAGTTCGACATGTGGCGGAGTTGGCTCGGCTCAGTCTCAGTCCCGAGGAAGAGCTGGCCATGACCAAGCATCTTAATATGATTCTGAAATACATGGACAAACTTAGCGAAGTGGACACGACCCATGTGCCTCCCACGACCCATGCCATAGAGCAGGAAAACGTGTTTCGACCGGACCAGGTTCAGAACTCTTTAGATCGAGACATAGCCCTTTCCAATGCTCCTCAGAGCGATGGCGCTAATTTTGTGGTCCCCCGAGTGATCTGA
- a CDS encoding AF1514 family protein, translated as MMVPISKTCIPLEKSMLENVVNLTDRPETLSFDEARRLADHEAAKRSKNPMLLAWYDRRRGLFSPNVECCEPSKPAWLVYAQSRGADCTIAVNDLDYVFLYRSTE; from the coding sequence ATGATGGTGCCAATCAGCAAGACATGTATCCCTTTGGAAAAATCTATGCTTGAAAACGTGGTGAATCTTACAGATCGACCGGAAACCTTGAGTTTCGATGAAGCTCGCCGACTGGCCGACCATGAAGCGGCCAAAAGATCGAAAAACCCTATGCTTCTTGCCTGGTACGACCGTCGACGCGGTCTTTTCTCGCCTAATGTGGAATGCTGCGAGCCATCCAAGCCCGCCTGGCTTGTCTATGCTCAGTCTCGTGGGGCGGACTGCACCATTGCCGTCAATGATCTGGATTATGTTTTTCTTTATCGATCCACAGAGTAA
- a CDS encoding transglutaminase-like domain-containing protein gives MMRQYLEPTAILDWNHPRVLAFAHEAVEDAKDPVEKAVRLYEAVRDRIRYDPYAPFYRPEHYQASQVLKRGRSFCIPKAGLLCAVARSQGIPARVGFATVKNHLATKQLLDYLGSDLFVFHGYTELFLEGRWVKATPAFNKELCLRHGVDPLHFDGRKDSLFHPYNKQQQKFMEYVAYHGDYADIPVETILDAWKAAYGAQRVQAWIDAMEKADPGVSRVFENEDLVS, from the coding sequence ATGATGCGACAATACCTGGAACCCACGGCCATTTTGGACTGGAACCATCCTCGGGTCCTGGCTTTTGCGCACGAAGCCGTTGAGGATGCCAAGGATCCGGTGGAAAAGGCCGTTCGATTGTACGAAGCAGTTCGCGATCGGATTCGCTATGACCCTTACGCACCCTTTTATCGACCGGAACATTACCAAGCAAGCCAAGTGCTGAAGCGAGGCCGAAGTTTTTGCATTCCCAAAGCAGGTCTTCTTTGCGCCGTGGCCCGCTCTCAGGGGATTCCCGCTCGAGTCGGTTTTGCCACCGTAAAGAATCATTTGGCCACTAAGCAACTTCTGGATTATCTGGGCTCCGACCTCTTCGTTTTTCACGGCTACACGGAACTTTTTCTCGAGGGGCGCTGGGTCAAGGCGACTCCGGCCTTCAACAAGGAACTGTGCCTTCGACACGGCGTAGACCCTCTACACTTCGACGGCCGAAAGGACTCTTTGTTTCATCCTTACAATAAACAACAACAAAAGTTCATGGAGTACGTAGCCTATCACGGAGACTACGCGGACATTCCCGTAGAGACCATTTTGGATGCATGGAAAGCCGCCTACGGAGCCCAACGGGTTCAGGCATGGATCGACGCAATGGAAAAAGCAGACCCTGGAGTTTCACGCGTGTTTGAAAACGAAGACCTGGTCTCATGA
- a CDS encoding YceI family protein, whose amino-acid sequence MKKKPNPWILAWMVFSASWNATAAYGKIWTFDPSHTSVTFTIQHILAKVAGTFDDVQGYVVFDPAQPEKGSVHVTIPVRSINTRVDKRDAHLRSPDFFDAEKYPVMTFMSSQIVPGNDSKTFVARGTLTIKNISRPLDLPFVYLGTRPHPFDASKEIIGFEAQTIIDRLEFGVGNGQFFRQGLIGKDVFVAIFVEMLREREESK is encoded by the coding sequence ATGAAGAAAAAACCAAACCCCTGGATTTTGGCGTGGATGGTCTTCAGCGCAAGCTGGAACGCGACGGCGGCGTATGGGAAGATTTGGACTTTTGACCCTTCACACACCAGCGTCACTTTCACTATTCAGCATATTTTGGCAAAGGTTGCAGGAACGTTCGATGATGTTCAGGGCTACGTCGTCTTTGATCCGGCACAGCCTGAAAAGGGTTCCGTGCACGTCACCATTCCCGTAAGATCCATTAATACGCGCGTGGATAAACGGGACGCTCACCTGCGGTCTCCTGATTTTTTTGATGCCGAAAAGTACCCGGTGATGACTTTTATGAGTTCTCAAATTGTTCCTGGAAATGATTCAAAAACGTTTGTCGCTCGAGGAACGCTCACCATCAAAAACATAAGCCGGCCCTTGGACTTACCCTTCGTATACCTCGGCACCCGACCCCATCCCTTTGATGCGTCAAAAGAAATCATTGGTTTTGAAGCCCAGACGATCATCGACCGTCTGGAATTCGGAGTGGGTAACGGGCAATTTTTTCGCCAAGGTTTGATCGGCAAAGATGTCTTTGTGGCAATTTTTGTGGAAATGCTTCGAGAAAGGGAAGAATCGAAATAA
- a CDS encoding sugar phosphate isomerase/epimerase has product MVLGISTSWAAGQLSHGREVVERCKAFEVTGLELDYRLPPPMFQQLAAALKGSGLKLFSLHNFCPVPDPVPWDRVSSEPFLLSHPDREERLRAVRWTVKTMEHAHEMEASSVVLHCGYVAMDAELGTLVTLWETAGAQSSVYRAFLERKLAERRERRKPFLDALLWSLDRLAREAERLDVKLVLENRAHYHEMPNMEEYQILFDELEGAPLAYWHDTGHGYLMQIFGWGDPMEMLHTWRHKLAGVHIHDADGRNDHLSPGSGHIDLKPVVHLACREGLPLIMELKPGTPEKDVKAGLHHVRELMKTSPQEAH; this is encoded by the coding sequence ATGGTTCTTGGAATCTCTACGTCTTGGGCGGCGGGACAGCTCAGCCATGGGCGGGAGGTGGTGGAACGCTGCAAGGCCTTCGAAGTGACAGGGCTGGAATTGGACTACCGTTTACCCCCGCCCATGTTTCAGCAGCTGGCGGCGGCTCTTAAAGGGTCTGGGTTAAAACTTTTCAGTTTACATAATTTCTGCCCTGTTCCTGATCCGGTGCCTTGGGATCGCGTCAGCTCCGAGCCTTTTCTTTTAAGTCATCCAGATCGTGAGGAACGCCTTCGAGCCGTGCGATGGACCGTCAAGACAATGGAACATGCCCATGAGATGGAAGCTTCATCAGTGGTGCTGCACTGCGGTTACGTCGCCATGGACGCCGAGCTTGGAACCCTTGTGACACTGTGGGAAACCGCCGGAGCTCAAAGCTCGGTGTATCGTGCTTTTTTGGAGCGCAAGTTGGCCGAGCGTCGGGAACGGCGAAAACCGTTTCTTGACGCTTTGCTTTGGAGTCTAGACCGGCTGGCACGGGAGGCTGAAAGACTGGATGTTAAGCTCGTCTTGGAAAACAGAGCTCACTACCACGAAATGCCGAACATGGAGGAATACCAGATACTTTTCGACGAACTGGAAGGAGCTCCGCTGGCATATTGGCACGACACCGGACATGGGTATTTGATGCAGATTTTCGGTTGGGGAGATCCCATGGAAATGCTCCACACCTGGAGACATAAGCTGGCAGGGGTTCATATTCACGATGCCGACGGAAGAAACGATCATCTTTCCCCAGGATCTGGTCACATTGATTTGAAGCCCGTCGTCCACCTGGCATGCCGTGAGGGCCTCCCTTTGATTATGGAACTGAAACCTGGGACTCCGGAAAAAGATGTCAAAGCCGGGCTCCATCATGTGCGTGAGCTGATGAAGACTTCTCCTCAGGAAGCTCACTGA
- a CDS encoding histone deacetylase family protein, which yields MKEHRLPVFTHDLFLESYTRDPAAAPGRIECIRDAIADLSEFREALPASWEDIQRVHTSRHIQEVIREGLDRVASLAAGASVMAAVEGLQRPSFALVRPPGHHASADSSWGFCYYNNVAIAVEHLKHHGYINTAYVLDFDLHYGDGTVNILGEKGYVAILNPQAEDRKEFLRLVEKDLGETQADIIAVSAGFDAHQQDWGGLLLTEDYASMGAMVRAACVRLNAGCFAVLEGGYNHAVLGKNVRAFLIGLLGLEGSFQKSA from the coding sequence ATGAAAGAGCATCGACTTCCTGTCTTCACCCATGATCTTTTCCTGGAATCCTACACTCGAGATCCCGCCGCGGCTCCTGGACGCATAGAATGTATTCGTGATGCCATTGCTGATTTAAGTGAGTTCCGTGAGGCTCTTCCGGCTTCCTGGGAAGATATTCAAAGGGTTCACACGTCACGACATATCCAAGAAGTGATTCGTGAAGGGCTGGACCGTGTCGCTTCTTTGGCGGCCGGAGCCTCCGTGATGGCCGCCGTGGAAGGTTTGCAAAGGCCTTCTTTTGCCCTGGTACGGCCACCTGGACATCATGCATCCGCCGATAGTTCCTGGGGATTTTGTTATTACAACAATGTGGCCATCGCTGTGGAACATCTCAAACACCATGGCTACATCAACACGGCTTACGTTCTGGATTTCGACCTCCACTACGGAGACGGCACTGTTAACATTCTTGGCGAAAAAGGCTACGTCGCCATTTTGAACCCTCAAGCCGAGGATCGAAAAGAATTCCTTCGGCTTGTGGAAAAGGATCTCGGGGAAACCCAAGCCGACATCATCGCTGTTTCAGCGGGCTTTGATGCCCATCAGCAAGACTGGGGCGGTCTGCTTCTGACTGAAGATTATGCCTCCATGGGTGCTATGGTGCGGGCGGCTTGCGTACGATTAAATGCAGGATGTTTTGCCGTTCTAGAGGGAGGTTACAATCACGCCGTTCTGGGGAAAAACGTTCGAGCCTTTCTCATCGGGCTTCTTGGTCTGGAAGGATCCTTCCAAAAGAGTGCTTGA
- the gatA gene encoding Asp-tRNA(Asn)/Glu-tRNA(Gln) amidotransferase subunit GatA — MSVTHLTIHELRKALLAKEFSVTEVVRAYLDRIEALNPQLNCFLTVTAEQALSDAQDYDAGRKSLTAFPLAGIPLAIKDVLCTRGIRTTCGSKILENFHPPYDATAVERLKSAGAILLGKTNMDEFAMGSSNENSAFGPVRNPWNMNHVSGGSSGGSAAAVAADLCAAALGTDTGGSIRQPASYCGIVGLKPTYGRVSRYGLVAFASSLDQIGPMTKDVRDAALLLSLLAGHDPKDSTSIARPADDYLSALALPVRGLRVGLPKEYFNEGIDPEVASATEKACQVFKELGAELMDISLPHTEYGVAAYYIIAPAEASSNLARYDGVKYGYRFFEARDLLSMYKESRSRGFGAEVKRRIMLGTYCLSSGYYDAYYRKASQVRSLIRQDFLKAFERCDVLLAPVSPTAAFILGEKTQNPLQMYLNDVFTLPASLAGIPGLSIPCGYTSQGLPIGLQILGPHLGEAVVLRAAFHFEQATREERRTVSL, encoded by the coding sequence GTGTCTGTGACGCACTTGACTATTCACGAGCTTCGAAAAGCCCTGCTGGCAAAAGAATTCAGTGTGACGGAAGTGGTTCGCGCCTATCTGGACCGGATCGAAGCGCTGAACCCTCAACTCAATTGTTTTCTCACAGTCACCGCCGAACAGGCCCTCAGTGACGCCCAAGACTACGATGCCGGCCGAAAAAGCCTCACGGCCTTTCCTTTGGCAGGGATCCCTTTGGCCATCAAGGATGTTCTGTGCACTCGGGGCATTCGCACCACGTGTGGCTCAAAGATTCTTGAAAACTTTCACCCACCCTACGACGCCACCGCCGTCGAAAGGCTGAAATCTGCGGGAGCCATCCTTTTAGGGAAAACAAACATGGACGAATTCGCCATGGGCTCGTCCAATGAGAATTCGGCTTTCGGTCCTGTAAGAAACCCCTGGAATATGAACCATGTCTCCGGAGGATCCAGCGGCGGGTCCGCCGCGGCCGTCGCCGCCGACCTGTGCGCCGCTGCTTTGGGAACAGATACTGGAGGGTCCATTCGGCAGCCGGCTTCCTACTGCGGCATTGTCGGTTTGAAACCCACCTATGGACGCGTGTCCCGCTATGGGTTAGTGGCTTTTGCCTCTTCCCTCGATCAGATCGGACCCATGACCAAAGATGTTCGAGATGCCGCTCTGTTGCTTTCTCTACTAGCAGGGCATGACCCCAAAGATTCCACATCCATCGCTCGACCGGCCGACGATTATCTTTCGGCCTTGGCGCTTCCCGTTCGTGGGCTTCGTGTGGGATTACCAAAAGAGTATTTCAACGAGGGGATAGACCCCGAAGTGGCTTCAGCCACCGAAAAAGCGTGCCAAGTTTTTAAAGAACTTGGCGCGGAACTCATGGATATCTCTCTTCCTCACACCGAATACGGTGTCGCCGCCTATTACATCATCGCTCCGGCGGAAGCCAGCTCCAACTTGGCACGTTATGACGGCGTTAAATACGGGTATCGATTTTTCGAAGCTCGAGATCTTCTAAGCATGTACAAGGAGTCTCGAAGCCGAGGGTTCGGAGCGGAAGTCAAACGACGCATTATGTTAGGAACCTACTGCCTGTCCTCCGGCTACTATGACGCCTACTACCGTAAAGCTTCCCAGGTGCGTAGCCTGATTCGGCAAGATTTTCTCAAAGCCTTTGAGCGCTGTGATGTGCTGTTGGCTCCCGTATCGCCTACCGCGGCCTTTATCTTGGGCGAAAAGACTCAAAACCCTCTTCAAATGTACCTCAACGACGTCTTTACTCTACCGGCAAGTTTGGCCGGTATTCCCGGCCTTTCTATTCCCTGTGGCTACACTTCCCAGGGCTTGCCCATCGGCCTGCAAATCCTCGGGCCGCACTTGGGCGAAGCGGTGGTGCTCAGAGCAGCCTTCCATTTCGAACAGGCCACACGAGAAGAACGGCGCACGGTTTCGTTATAA